A stretch of Geitlerinema sp. PCC 9228 DNA encodes these proteins:
- a CDS encoding GTP-binding protein, with translation MSDDRASSVPPKGGVPSQGDNPTGSWTASPMELAQTTIAQIYEKYASLRGKLPAEPPELEKLAGILEKLEQGIIRIAAFGAVSRGKSTVVNALVGQKLLSTSPIHGATTIPTSIRWFPQEEGKIQVELIDTPGLDEVGGTERSQKAKALATQADLILFIVSGDITRAEYQAMVELAAAKKPMLLVFNKTDLHPEKDAAKIYEQLQSFQKNDGSADGDRCDSDSHFFISLENIVMVAAEPMPVTVREQTETGEAKENWETPPPQIEDLKQKILQILNQEGRSLLALNALLQASQLERNLARCTIEAQKNLTKQRVDRIVGIKAVAIALMPVAVIDLIATVFADLNLVRALARQYQLPLTGYQAGKLGQQIFFSLAGVALAEVASILVTAWGNPWGWGNLLAYLGGAIAQATLAGYGSYRVSEFAQEYLATGCTWAPFGTDTIIVQILRQAKPNTLLSQLHPQSRPRN, from the coding sequence ATGTCTGACGATCGCGCAAGCAGCGTCCCCCCAAAAGGGGGTGTACCATCACAGGGTGATAACCCCACAGGGTCTTGGACCGCTTCCCCGATGGAACTGGCGCAAACCACCATCGCGCAAATCTACGAAAAATATGCTTCCCTGCGGGGGAAATTGCCGGCAGAACCGCCAGAGTTGGAAAAGCTGGCAGGAATTTTGGAAAAATTAGAACAGGGGATTATTCGCATCGCTGCTTTTGGCGCTGTCAGTCGCGGCAAATCTACGGTGGTCAATGCGTTGGTGGGTCAAAAATTGCTCTCCACCAGTCCAATTCACGGCGCTACCACCATTCCCACTAGCATCCGTTGGTTTCCCCAGGAGGAAGGCAAAATTCAGGTAGAGTTGATCGATACCCCTGGTTTGGATGAGGTGGGTGGTACTGAAAGAAGTCAAAAAGCCAAAGCACTTGCCACGCAAGCGGATTTAATTTTATTTATTGTTTCTGGGGATATTACCCGCGCCGAATATCAAGCCATGGTGGAACTGGCGGCTGCCAAGAAACCCATGCTGTTGGTTTTTAATAAAACAGATTTGCATCCGGAGAAAGATGCCGCCAAGATTTACGAACAACTGCAAAGTTTCCAGAAAAACGACGGTAGCGCCGATGGAGATCGTTGTGATAGCGATTCCCACTTTTTTATTTCTCTAGAAAATATTGTTATGGTGGCTGCAGAACCCATGCCAGTGACTGTGAGAGAACAGACAGAAACAGGAGAAGCTAAGGAAAATTGGGAAACGCCGCCGCCACAGATAGAGGATTTGAAGCAAAAAATTCTGCAAATTCTCAATCAGGAAGGGCGATCGCTGTTGGCGTTGAATGCTTTGTTGCAAGCCAGCCAGCTAGAACGGAATTTAGCCCGTTGCACCATTGAAGCCCAGAAAAATCTCACCAAACAACGGGTCGATCGGATTGTCGGTATCAAAGCTGTCGCGATCGCACTGATGCCAGTTGCCGTTATCGACTTGATAGCCACTGTTTTTGCCGATTTAAACTTGGTGCGTGCTTTGGCGCGTCAATATCAACTCCCCCTAACGGGGTACCAAGCTGGGAAGTTGGGACAACAAATCTTTTTCAGCCTTGCCGGTGTGGCGCTGGCAGAAGTAGCTAGCATTTTGGTAACTGCTTGGGGCAATCCTTGGGGATGGGGGAATCTTTTGGCTTATTTGGGCGGCGCGATCGCACAAGCTACCCTCGCCGGCTACGGCAGCTACCGGGTCAGCGAATTTGCCCAAGAATACCTAGCCACTGGCTGCACCTGGGCACCATTTGGTACCGACACGATTATCGTACAAATTTTGCGTCAAGCCAAGCCCAATACCCTTCTGTCGCAGCTACATCCCCAATCTCGCCCCAGAAATTAG
- the prmA gene encoding 50S ribosomal protein L11 methyltransferase, whose translation MANSWWEIQILADPSLEETIFWRLQSFGCQGTAGERRKSGYLLRAYLPEANAHLLDLSALSLWLRQDALCLGLSAPKVHWRLIDEEDWASSWKKHWHPTEIGDRFLVYPGWLSPPENSDRLLLRLDPGVAFGTGTHPTTKLCLEALEMRLGVDAEKQTVADIGCGSGILSIGALLLGAKTVYAVDTDPLAIKATRSNRAMNQMSEKRLLAQKGSFPEIKQMTPQPVDGILCNILAEVIIDLIPHLDEIAHSSTWGILSGVLVDQAKPVADTLEQHGWIVATLWRREDWCCFNIRRS comes from the coding sequence TTGGCTAACAGCTGGTGGGAAATTCAAATCTTAGCCGATCCTAGTTTGGAAGAAACCATCTTTTGGCGGTTACAATCCTTTGGCTGTCAGGGAACAGCCGGGGAACGTCGCAAGTCCGGATACTTGCTGCGGGCTTATTTGCCGGAAGCCAACGCTCACTTGCTGGACCTGTCGGCTTTATCTTTATGGTTGCGCCAAGATGCTTTGTGTTTGGGATTAAGCGCGCCCAAGGTTCATTGGCGTTTGATTGATGAGGAAGATTGGGCGAGTAGTTGGAAGAAACACTGGCATCCCACAGAAATTGGCGATCGCTTTTTGGTCTATCCCGGATGGCTGTCACCGCCGGAAAATAGCGATCGCTTGTTGTTGCGTCTCGACCCAGGTGTGGCTTTTGGAACGGGAACCCACCCCACCACCAAACTGTGTTTGGAAGCGTTGGAAATGCGTTTGGGAGTCGATGCGGAAAAACAAACCGTTGCCGACATTGGTTGCGGTTCCGGTATTTTATCCATCGGTGCCCTACTGTTGGGGGCCAAAACCGTTTATGCTGTAGATACGGACCCACTGGCGATTAAGGCTACCCGCAGCAACCGCGCCATGAACCAAATGTCCGAAAAACGCTTGCTGGCGCAAAAAGGCAGTTTCCCGGAAATCAAACAAATGACCCCCCAACCCGTGGATGGCATTCTCTGCAATATTCTCGCTGAAGTTATCATCGATCTCATCCCCCATCTCGACGAAATTGCCCATTCTTCTACGTGGGGAATTCTCAGCGGTGTCTTAGTAGACCAAGCCAAACCTGTTGCCGATACCCTGGAACAACACGGTTGGATTGTAGCTACCCTATGGCGGCGGGAAGATTGGTGTTGCTTTAATATTCGACGTTCCTAA
- a CDS encoding DUF697 domain-containing protein: MAVTWRQPILVGGVGLSFLLWLANSWNPLGNGFGETTLLALMATGGVAWWWRRSSQPSQTIASPQQSVDLAKAEQAIDGCRQTISQLQAELPTETDSQLQSRVANLQQKVESLPQQLQRQDISIGVTGGQGTGKTTLAQVLSSSATNGDIPVCYQDTTPWFASEAAEWEAKQQLYNCDLVLFLTSGDITDSEYQAIREIAIAPQRVLVVWNQQYPQPKTTVDTIRAKLQQRLTGIVPAEDIVAIAAAGREITVRQTQADGSVVTKTETTTPHLEPLQQRLQQILHSDTIPSLLYTSTYRQAIATQQEIQNLLNQLRRDRAFPQIERYQWIAAAAAFANPIPSGDILATIAVNTQMVMDLSKIYQQPFSWSQAQEIAKTLGAVIVKLGLVELSTKTLTTILKTNVTTYVAGSAIEGVSAAYITRIAGLGLIDYFQEQPAITQPSQIDWQSMKQKLQAAFQRTQQNEFLVSFAKKAANRLPIAG, from the coding sequence ATGGCAGTTACGTGGCGACAACCCATTTTGGTAGGTGGCGTTGGATTATCGTTTTTGCTGTGGCTGGCAAACAGTTGGAATCCGTTGGGAAACGGTTTTGGCGAAACTACTTTGCTGGCTTTAATGGCAACCGGCGGTGTGGCTTGGTGGTGGCGTCGTTCTTCTCAACCTTCGCAAACGATTGCTTCCCCACAACAGTCGGTGGATTTGGCAAAAGCAGAACAGGCTATTGATGGCTGCCGGCAAACGATAAGCCAACTGCAAGCGGAATTGCCAACGGAAACTGATTCCCAACTGCAAAGTCGCGTGGCGAACTTGCAACAGAAGGTGGAAAGCCTTCCCCAACAACTACAACGCCAGGATATCTCGATTGGCGTTACTGGTGGTCAGGGAACTGGGAAAACGACGCTGGCGCAGGTTTTGTCGTCGTCAGCCACCAACGGGGATATTCCGGTTTGCTACCAAGATACCACGCCTTGGTTTGCTAGCGAAGCTGCCGAATGGGAAGCCAAACAGCAACTATACAATTGCGATTTGGTTTTGTTTCTCACCAGTGGCGATATTACTGACTCGGAATATCAAGCTATTCGCGAAATTGCGATCGCGCCGCAACGGGTTTTGGTGGTGTGGAACCAGCAATACCCACAACCGAAAACCACTGTAGATACCATTCGCGCCAAACTACAACAACGCCTTACTGGTATTGTACCGGCTGAGGATATTGTCGCGATCGCGGCTGCCGGTCGAGAAATTACCGTTCGCCAAACCCAAGCCGACGGTTCTGTCGTTACCAAAACTGAAACCACCACCCCCCACCTCGAACCACTGCAACAACGCTTGCAGCAAATTCTACATTCCGACACTATCCCCTCTCTACTTTACACGAGTACCTACCGCCAAGCGATCGCCACGCAACAAGAAATCCAAAATCTCCTCAACCAACTACGCCGCGATCGTGCTTTCCCCCAGATCGAACGCTACCAGTGGATTGCCGCCGCTGCTGCCTTCGCCAACCCCATTCCTTCCGGCGATATCCTCGCCACCATTGCTGTCAATACCCAAATGGTGATGGATTTGAGTAAAATTTACCAGCAACCCTTTTCCTGGTCGCAAGCCCAAGAAATTGCCAAAACCTTAGGCGCTGTTATCGTAAAATTAGGATTGGTGGAACTTTCTACCAAAACCCTCACCACCATTCTCAAAACCAACGTCACCACCTACGTCGCCGGTAGCGCCATTGAAGGGGTTAGCGCCGCCTACATCACCCGAATTGCCGGTTTGGGGTTGATTGACTATTTCCAAGAACAGCCAGCCATCACCCAACCTTCCCAAATTGACTGGCAATCCATGAAGCAAAAGCTGCAAGCTGCTTTCCAGCGAACCCAGCAAAACGAATTTTTGGTTTCTTTCGCCAAAAAAGCTGCCAATCGTTTGCCAATTGCTGGCTAA